The Myxocyprinus asiaticus isolate MX2 ecotype Aquarium Trade chromosome 31, UBuf_Myxa_2, whole genome shotgun sequence genome has a segment encoding these proteins:
- the LOC127422222 gene encoding NACHT, LRR and PYD domains-containing protein 3-like: protein MSLINAEEDADHSSICDEEKISEERSHSPVPSVLSLKSDKSMNMPVHLKVGGSLFDQSSDERSDSVQEILHSPVHSVLSMKTDSEMQIPENSQPHQRHDPQTHQLNIHKRMKSYIKMRHQYVFEGLVKQRNSTLLNKIYTELYITESESGEISNEHEVRQIETQSRRTTTEDTPIKCNEIFKPLPGQDKPIRTVLTKGVAGIGKTISVQKFVLDWAEGKANQDVHLIFPLPFRELNSLKDKKLSLSDLLHVFFPETMEMDISSDKYKVCLIFDGLDECRLSLDFQSNVRLCDVCESSSMDVLLTNLMKGNLLPSALIWITSRPAAANLIPSESVDRVTEVRGFNEPQKEEYFRKRISDQSLANRIITHLKSSRSLYIMCHIPVFCWISATVLERMLSEAESREIPKTLTQMYTHFLIIQTNIKHKKDYEKKVEDEDMIRKLGKMAFQQLVRGNVTFYEEDLRECGIDVTEASVYSGLCTQIFREKSGLYQGKVYCFVHLSIQEHLAALYVHLSFHNSNKNVLDQGEDHESEIPVTLSNLHKCAIDKASHNKNGHLDLFLRFLMGLSLESNQTILEGLLVKRTDSSLERAKTTKYLEEKIQNSYCPNDCLLLFHCLNELNEHSVTNEIQSYLNSGKLNKKGMSRTLWSALVYILTTSNEKFDEFELHNYGRSDETVRWMHPVIKLSTKARLHDCNITVMGCAMLSSILSSSSNVRELDLSHNNLEDSGVEMLCAGVKRSCHKEWVMKEWNIIFQKKMLSQSCKSGDQHMQENHEKDEFHLKHDTAGLQDTECNLECLKIKSCGVTEAGCVFLSSALNSNPLHLRELDLSWNNLGDSGVQHLSTVMEKAHCALEILKLEKCGMTEKSCAALASALGSKTSSLTELDLSINDLRDSGVKLLCTGLKNPHCKLEKLGLSKCSVTKEGVSDLAEALKLNPSHLTELNLLENHLEESDIKLLSVIQEESLYNQRKQQ from the exons ATGTCTCTAATAAATGCTGAAGAAGATGCTGATCACAGCAGCATTTGTGATGAAGAGAAAAT TTCTGAGGAGAGATCACATTCACCTGTTCCCAGTGTTTTGTCTCTGAAAAGTGACAAATCAATGAACATGCCAGTTCACTTAAAAGTTGGAGGTTCTTTGTTTGACCAAAG TTCTGATGAGAGATCAGATAGTGTTCAGGAGATATTACATTCACCTGTTCATAGTGTTTTGTCTATGAAGACTGACAGTGAAATGCAAATACCAGAAAATAGTCAACCACACCAGAG ACATGATCCACAAACACATCAGCTAAACATCCACAAAAGAATGAAATCATACATTAAAATGAGACATCAGTATGTATTTGAAGGATTGGTGAAGCAGAGAAACTCGACACTCCTGAATAAGATCTACACAGAGCTCTACATCACagagagtgaaagtggagagaTCAGTAATGAACATGAGGTGAGACAGATTGAGACACAATCCAGGAGAACAACAACAGAGGATACACCAATCAAATGCAATGAGATCTTTAAACCTTTACCGGGACAAGACAAACCCATCAGAACTGTGCTGACAAAGGGAGTCGCTGGCATTGGAAAAACAATCTCTGTGCAGAAGTTCGTTCTGGACTGGGCTGAAGGGAAAGCAAATCAGGACGTCCACCTCATATTTCCACTTCCTTTCAGGGAGCTCAATTCGCTGAAGGACAAAAAACTGAGTCTTTCAGATCTTCTTCATGTCTTCTTCCCAGAAACAATGGAAATGGACATTTCCAGTGATAAATATAAAGTTTGCTTAATTTTTGATGGTCTGGATGAGTGTCGTCTGTCTCTGGATTTTCAGAGCAATGTGAGGTTGTGTGATGTATGTGAATCATCCTCAATGGACGTGCTGCTGACAAACCTCATGAAGGGGAATCTGCTTCCCTCTGCTCTCATCTGGATCACCTCCAGACCAGCAGCAGCTAATCTCATCCCCTCTGAGTCTGTTGATCGAGTGACAGAGGTACGAGGCTTCAATGAGCCACAGAAGGAGGAATACTTCAGGAAGAGAATCAGTGATCAGAGTCTGGCCAATAGAATCATCACACACCTGAAGTCATCAAGGAGCCTCTATATCATGTGTCACATCCCAGTGTTCTGCTGGATTTCAGCCACCGTTCTAGAGAGAATGTTGAGTGAAGCAGAGAGTAGAGAGATCCCCAAGACTCTCACTCAAATGTATACACACTTCCTGATCATTCAGACAAACATCAAACATAAGAAGGACTATGAAAAGAAAGTGGAAGATGAAGACATGATCCGCAAACTAGGGAAAATGGCttttcagcagcttgtgagagGCAATGTGACCTTCTATGAGGAAGACCTAAGAGAGTGTGGCATTGATGTGACAGAAGCATCAGTGTACTCAGGATTGTGCACTCAGATCTTCAGAGAGAAGTCTGGCTTGTATCAGGGGAAAGTGTACTGCTTTGTACATCTGAGCATTCAGGAACACCTTGCAGCTCTATATGTGCACCTCTCCTTTCacaacagcaacaaaaatgtGCTTGATCAGGGAGAAGATCATGAATCAGAAATTCCTGTGACATTGTCGAACTTACACAAGTGTGCAATTGATAAAGCCTCACACAATAAAAATGGACATCTTGATCTCTTTCTTCGCTTCCTCATGGGACTTTCACTGGAGTCAAATCAGACCATCCTAGAAGGGCTTTTAGTGAAAAGGACAGACAGCTCCCTGGAAAGAGCAAAAACTACTAAGTATCTCgaggaaaaaatacaaaacagttaTTGTCCAAACGATTGTCTCCTTCTGTTCCACTGTCTAAATGAACTTAATGAGCATTCTGTTACAAATGAAATCCAAAGCTACTTGAACTCTGGAAAACTAAATAAGAAAGGCATGTCTAGAACACTCTGGTCAGCTCTGGTGTACATTTTAACAACCTCAAATGAAAAGTTTGATGAGTTCGAACTTCATAATTATGGCAGATCAGATGAAACCGTTCGCTGGATGCACCCTGTGATTAAGTTGTCTACAAAGGCCCG GTTACATGACTGTAATATCACTGTGATGGGCTGTGCAATGCTGTCTTCCATTCTCTCGTCTTCATCTAATGTGAGAGAGCTGGACTTGAGCCACAATAACCTGGAAGACTCAGGAGTTGAGATGCTCTGTGCCGGAGTAAAGAGATCATGCCACAAAGAATGGGT GATGAAGGAATGGAACatcatttttcaaaagaaaatgttatccCAGAGCTGTAAATCAGGTGATCAGCATATGCAGGAGAATCATGAAAAAGATGAGTTTCATTTGAAACATGACACTGCTGGACTACAGGACACAGAGTGCAACCTGGAATGTCTTAA GATAAAGAGCTGTGGAGTAACCGAGGCAGGTTGTGTTTTCCTTAGCTCAGCTCTGAATTCAAACCCTTTACATCTGAGAGAGTTGGACCTGAGCTGGAATAACTTAGGAGACTCTGGAGTTCAACATCTTTCTACTGTTATGGAGAAAGCTCATTGTGCCCTGGAAATTCTGAA GTTGGAGAAGTGTGGAATGACAGAGAAAAGTTGTGCTGCTCTTGCCTCAGCTCTCGGCTCAAAGACCTCCAGTCTGACCGAACTTGATCTGAGCATTAATGATCTGCGagattcaggagtgaagctgctctgTACTGGACTGAAAAATCCTCACTGTAAACTAGAGAAACTTGG GTTGTCCAAATGTAGTGTCACAAAGGAAGGTGTATCAGACCTGGCTGAAGCTCTGAAATTAAACCCCTCTCACCTGACAGAGCTCAATCTGCTGGAAAATCATCTAGAAGAATCAGACATTAAACTGCTCTCTGTGATACAGGAAGAGTCATTGTACAATCAGAGGAAACAGCAGTAA